Proteins encoded within one genomic window of Candidatus Brocadiia bacterium:
- a CDS encoding VCBS repeat-containing protein, producing the protein MRYLRLLPACLLTLLIIHNSAFITGYAQEEDPTYPIGLENYNIINLGGPAAMPVCIIDEIETIDLNDDGLLDILFTFEERGKPNGYAGIAFQRPAAGNSTPFAEAPDQFLPIDANSSLISAGNYDAKAKGKELALFNPDGVGCYRLDANSRYVVSMDKLLDIPTMFRYPPTGAGAPAFTSVLGSNDINNDGVSDLIVPTLSGYGLFTNSGKAAFTFGSTKLTLDADDYSFVNLSAGLPGLVLTDLNGDGLKDIVICADNTITYYIQPFNQPKVFELKFLAGGSGDDIAFKSVYFSDLNRDGAADMIITTTGGNIDKQLMTRVFVFSGLKGDGGTVSYADVPAQIINIRGISPMIRLADINGDNYPDLFVTAFETDFGSNVKKALLRYIVINYQAFFYMPGKSFSVTPNYAKSINFPLSALGRGQFSHIYMEYDFNGDGLQDLLYISGPDRRNCNLYVLPGIPKEELIKKSGVGFRKDEYLLYPLRIPDTVIIKDLNNDKKCDIILQYKSRMTMLVSK; encoded by the coding sequence ATGCGCTATTTAAGATTGCTTCCCGCGTGCCTGCTGACGCTACTCATAATTCATAATTCAGCATTCATAACTGGGTACGCCCAGGAAGAGGACCCCACCTACCCCATCGGGCTGGAGAACTATAACATCATCAACCTGGGCGGGCCGGCCGCCATGCCGGTCTGCATAATCGACGAAATCGAGACCATCGACCTCAATGACGACGGCCTGCTGGACATCCTTTTTACCTTTGAGGAACGGGGCAAGCCCAACGGATATGCCGGGATTGCTTTCCAACGCCCGGCCGCCGGCAATAGCACGCCCTTTGCCGAGGCCCCGGACCAGTTCTTACCCATCGATGCCAACTCATCGCTCATCTCGGCCGGTAACTATGACGCCAAGGCCAAAGGAAAAGAGCTGGCGCTCTTTAACCCGGACGGCGTCGGCTGTTACCGTCTGGACGCCAACAGCCGCTATGTGGTCTCTATGGACAAACTGCTGGACATCCCGACCATGTTCCGCTATCCGCCCACCGGCGCGGGCGCTCCGGCATTCACCTCTGTCTTGGGCAGCAACGACATCAATAACGACGGCGTCAGCGACCTGATAGTGCCAACCCTGTCCGGCTACGGGCTGTTCACCAACTCGGGCAAAGCGGCATTCACCTTCGGCTCAACCAAACTGACGCTGGACGCCGACGACTACAGCTTTGTCAACCTGTCGGCCGGACTACCCGGCCTGGTGCTGACCGACCTGAACGGCGACGGGCTCAAGGATATCGTTATCTGCGCCGATAACACCATTACTTATTACATCCAACCGTTCAACCAGCCCAAGGTGTTTGAGCTCAAGTTCCTAGCCGGCGGTTCGGGCGACGACATCGCCTTCAAGTCGGTCTATTTCAGCGACCTAAACCGCGACGGCGCGGCCGACATGATCATCACCACCACCGGCGGCAACATCGACAAGCAGTTGATGACCCGGGTGTTCGTCTTTAGCGGACTCAAGGGCGACGGCGGCACGGTCAGCTACGCCGACGTGCCGGCGCAGATTATCAACATCCGGGGCATATCGCCGATGATACGGCTGGCCGACATAAACGGCGACAACTACCCGGACCTGTTCGTCACGGCCTTTGAGACCGACTTTGGCTCCAACGTCAAGAAGGCGCTGCTGCGTTATATCGTCATCAACTACCAGGCCTTTTTTTATATGCCGGGCAAGTCGTTTTCGGTCACGCCCAACTACGCCAAGAGCATCAACTTCCCATTGAGCGCGTTGGGCCGGGGCCAGTTTTCGCACATCTATATGGAATACGACTTCAACGGCGACGGGCTGCAAGACCTGCTCTATATTTCCGGACCGGACCGACGCAATTGCAACCTTTACGTCCTGCCGGGCATACCCAAGGAAGAGCTGATAAAGAAGAGCGGCGTCGGATTCCGCAAAGACGAATATCTCTTGTATCCGCTGAGGATACCTGATACGGTAATAATCAAAGACCTGAATAACGATAAGAAGTGCGACATCATCCTGCAGTATAAATCGCGGATGACGATGCTGGTGAGTAAGTAA
- the recG gene encoding ATP-dependent DNA helicase RecG translates to MNKLSDSVQYLKGVGPARAKLLNRLNINTLQDLLYYFPRTYLDRSKLQPISQVISERPEDEVIISGQILTISAYRTKSGMNITEIAVGDDSGIITAVWFNQFFLKRVFAKGQKILLAGKLARYGRAPQIANAEYEIIPTQLMPGENDSYTPVHTQGIVPCYGLTEGLGQKFIRRLMKDTVPAYAPLLPDVLPRPLTAGQIPLPEAVNAMHFPASMESMAPARQRLVYEELLLLQLALCLKRNQIKKSAVKYPIKISEHLDGRIRARIPFTLTPAQERVIAELKTDLESPHPMHRLLQGDVGSGKTIVAIYAILAAIGNKLQSALMAPTEILAEQHFNTVTRLLAGSSVRIAFLRSGIAKTERQAALESIKQGDIDLVIGTHALIQKDVEFVRLGLIIIDEQHKFGVIQRETLVNKTDNPHLLVMTATPIPRTLALTAFGDLDVSTIDQLPPGRQPVKTILRASQKMPEAIDFIRNRIKEGRQVYFVYPIIDESDSIPAKSATQMAKQLKDIFSEYQVGLLHGRKTDQHKEKIMNDFRAGKIQILVSTIVIEVGIDVPNASIMAIEHAERYGLAQLHQLRGRIGRGAHKSYCLLFGDFTTEDAESRLKIMEATNDGFRIAEEDLKIRGPGEFFGTRQSGIPAFRIADLSRDFEVLKQTRQDAQALLANDPFLQSPQHKLLFNAIKQQYKDLLTLA, encoded by the coding sequence ATGAACAAATTATCTGATTCCGTCCAATATCTCAAGGGCGTAGGGCCGGCCCGGGCCAAACTGCTTAACCGCCTTAACATCAATACCCTTCAGGACCTGCTCTATTATTTTCCGCGCACCTATCTGGACCGTTCAAAACTCCAACCCATCAGCCAGGTCATCAGCGAGCGGCCCGAGGACGAGGTCATCATCTCCGGCCAAATCCTGACCATCAGCGCCTACCGAACCAAGAGCGGCATGAACATCACCGAAATCGCCGTGGGCGATGATTCCGGCATCATCACCGCTGTCTGGTTCAACCAGTTCTTCCTCAAACGCGTCTTTGCCAAAGGACAGAAAATCCTGCTGGCCGGTAAGCTGGCCCGCTACGGCCGGGCGCCACAAATAGCTAATGCCGAATACGAGATTATCCCGACCCAACTAATGCCCGGCGAAAATGACAGCTATACTCCGGTCCATACCCAGGGCATCGTGCCCTGCTACGGGCTGACCGAAGGCCTGGGCCAGAAGTTCATCCGCCGCCTGATGAAAGACACAGTTCCGGCCTATGCACCGCTGCTGCCGGACGTATTACCCAGGCCGCTGACCGCCGGTCAAATACCCCTGCCCGAAGCCGTAAATGCCATGCACTTCCCGGCCTCGATGGAATCGATGGCCCCGGCCCGGCAACGGCTGGTCTACGAAGAACTACTCCTGCTCCAGCTGGCTCTGTGCCTCAAGCGCAACCAGATAAAGAAATCCGCGGTCAAGTACCCTATTAAGATATCCGAACATCTGGACGGCCGTATCCGGGCGCGCATCCCGTTCACTCTCACCCCGGCCCAGGAACGGGTCATCGCTGAGCTCAAGACCGACCTGGAATCGCCGCATCCGATGCACCGCCTGCTCCAGGGCGATGTCGGCTCGGGCAAGACCATCGTGGCCATCTACGCCATCCTGGCCGCCATAGGAAATAAATTGCAGTCAGCGCTGATGGCCCCGACCGAAATCCTGGCCGAACAGCATTTTAACACCGTCACCCGACTGCTGGCCGGCTCATCGGTGCGCATCGCCTTCCTCAGGAGCGGTATCGCCAAGACCGAGCGCCAGGCCGCGCTCGAGTCCATCAAGCAAGGCGACATCGATTTGGTCATCGGCACCCACGCCCTGATACAGAAGGACGTGGAATTCGTCCGGCTCGGCCTGATCATCATAGACGAACAGCACAAGTTCGGCGTCATCCAGCGGGAGACGCTGGTCAACAAGACCGACAACCCGCATCTCTTGGTAATGACCGCCACGCCCATCCCGCGCACCCTGGCCCTGACCGCCTTCGGCGACCTGGATGTCTCGACCATAGACCAGCTCCCACCCGGCAGGCAACCGGTCAAGACCATACTGCGGGCATCGCAAAAGATGCCCGAGGCCATCGACTTCATCCGCAACCGCATCAAGGAAGGCCGCCAGGTCTATTTTGTATACCCAATTATAGACGAATCAGACAGCATACCGGCCAAGTCGGCCACCCAGATGGCCAAACAGCTTAAGGACATATTCTCCGAATACCAGGTAGGGCTATTGCACGGCCGCAAGACCGACCAGCACAAGGAAAAGATAATGAACGACTTCCGGGCCGGAAAGATACAGATACTGGTCTCGACCATCGTCATCGAGGTGGGAATAGACGTGCCCAACGCCTCGATAATGGCCATCGAGCACGCCGAGCGCTACGGCCTGGCCCAGTTGCACCAATTACGAGGGCGCATCGGCCGGGGCGCGCACAAGTCATACTGCCTGCTCTTCGGCGACTTCACCACCGAGGACGCCGAAAGCCGGCTAAAGATAATGGAAGCCACCAACGACGGGTTCCGGATAGCCGAGGAGGATTTAAAGATACGCGGCCCGGGCGAATTCTTCGGCACCCGGCAGAGCGGCATCCCGGCGTTCCGGATAGCCGACCTGAGCAGGGATTTTGAGGTCCTGAAACAAACCCGCCAAGACGCCCAGGCGCTATTGGCCAACGACCCCTTCCTGCAATCACCTCAACACAAACTATTATTTAATGCTATCAAGCAACAATATAAGGACTTATTGACGTTGGCCTAA
- a CDS encoding tetratricopeptide repeat protein, which translates to MKNLYLLLVLLIPLSCAMPPEGGPSQNTGADSQLSSPSPEESNPKRFEEILSTAQGWLNLAKTQYEKREIPGCIASTAAAIQLIPNYAEAYLFMANVLAESYDNKTFAKTAALRAYNLSEMQGNTKTSFESLRFLSRLDPNNTEYLFKLAKIYRLLESDKQMAVEIYQKILQTNSRNPEALLGMAQAYSNLNEYEKCLSYLDKYSKIGGTDTQAYLLRAYVSSKTGNLEQAVKDLEKVVQDEKILEGPEGSLVYILWSEVLTALEKYDLALNTPIFFGMTFFPQQKDMFDIHRAIIYEKKKEFEAADNIYNRLVNKGFADMISTFYLMRGMNFAVQKTYDKAKESIDKFMQITPKENLGKAWIMFWEDTTAKQGKSIESSMVPSLKEQITNNPEYILGYLCLGSYYYCTKNSEASQNLEKVIQLAESDPSLANYGLVARGMLQK; encoded by the coding sequence ATGAAAAATTTATATCTGCTGCTGGTCCTGCTCATCCCTCTCAGTTGCGCTATGCCGCCGGAAGGCGGCCCCTCGCAAAATACTGGCGCTGATTCACAACTATCATCGCCAAGTCCAGAGGAATCAAACCCCAAAAGATTTGAAGAAATTCTTTCTACAGCTCAAGGCTGGTTAAATCTGGCCAAAACCCAGTACGAAAAACGTGAAATACCCGGATGCATCGCTTCGACAGCCGCGGCTATCCAGCTCATCCCTAATTACGCCGAAGCGTATCTGTTTATGGCCAATGTCCTGGCTGAATCATACGATAATAAAACCTTCGCCAAAACCGCCGCACTTCGGGCTTACAATTTGTCCGAGATGCAGGGCAACACTAAAACGTCATTTGAATCCCTCAGGTTTCTGTCCCGGTTGGACCCAAACAACACCGAATATCTGTTCAAACTCGCCAAAATATACCGGTTGCTGGAATCTGACAAACAAATGGCAGTTGAAATTTACCAGAAGATTTTACAGACCAATTCACGCAATCCTGAGGCACTGCTCGGAATGGCTCAGGCCTATTCGAACCTAAACGAGTACGAGAAATGCCTGTCATACCTCGACAAGTATTCCAAGATCGGCGGTACGGATACCCAGGCCTATCTGCTTCGCGCATACGTATCCTCAAAAACAGGCAACCTTGAACAAGCCGTCAAGGACCTAGAAAAAGTCGTCCAGGACGAGAAGATTCTCGAGGGCCCTGAAGGCAGCTTGGTTTACATACTCTGGTCCGAAGTACTAACTGCGCTGGAAAAATACGACTTAGCTCTCAACACGCCTATATTTTTCGGCATGACTTTCTTTCCCCAGCAAAAAGACATGTTCGATATCCACCGGGCTATCATATATGAAAAGAAAAAAGAGTTTGAAGCCGCCGACAATATCTACAATCGGCTGGTTAATAAGGGCTTCGCCGACATGATCAGCACATTTTACCTGATGCGCGGAATGAACTTCGCCGTTCAGAAAACCTACGACAAGGCCAAAGAATCGATTGATAAATTCATGCAAATTACACCAAAAGAAAATCTGGGTAAGGCATGGATAATGTTTTGGGAAGATACCACCGCCAAACAGGGAAAATCCATCGAGTCATCAATGGTTCCGTCGCTCAAGGAACAAATAACCAATAATCCGGAATATATCCTGGGCTATCTTTGTTTAGGCAGTTACTATTACTGCACCAAAAACTCCGAAGCCAGCCAGAACCTGGAAAAGGTTATCCAGCTGGCCGAGAGTGACCCATCTCTCGCCAATTACGGACTTGTTGCCAGAGGCATGCTCCAAAAATAA
- a CDS encoding GxxExxY protein has product MDANKHEIVYKELSYQIISAALEVHNGLGAGFLEKVYENALAIKLRKSGLKAEQQDAVKVKFEGEVVGKYFADILVDDKVILELKCVKEIVPVHEAQVLNYLKATNLKLGIIINFNNPKLEYKRIVL; this is encoded by the coding sequence ATGGATGCGAATAAACACGAAATTGTTTATAAGGAGCTGTCATACCAAATAATAAGCGCGGCTTTGGAGGTGCATAACGGACTGGGCGCCGGATTCCTGGAAAAGGTATACGAGAATGCTTTGGCGATAAAGCTAAGAAAATCCGGGTTGAAGGCTGAGCAACAGGACGCGGTTAAGGTTAAATTTGAAGGCGAGGTGGTTGGCAAGTATTTTGCCGACATTTTAGTTGACGATAAAGTAATACTAGAACTAAAGTGCGTTAAGGAAATCGTGCCTGTACATGAGGCACAAGTCCTCAATTACTTAAAAGCAACAAACTTAAAACTGGGAATAATTATTAATTTTAATAATCCTAAACTGGAGTATAAGCGAATTGTCCTGTAA
- a CDS encoding sigma-70 family RNA polymerase sigma factor: MSLSDEELFIKFKKRNDLEAFGTLVLRHQKPLINLFCRLTGDQGIAEDLAQEGFLSLVKGCKHYAPKARFTTLLYRIAQNIWFDYLRIKKKNPHEISLEKPVKDEDGKHVKDFIKDHAISPYDKITAREESELLMLVIKELPEEQRLTVELLIFQQLTYSEAAEIMDVPEGTVRSRMNTAITKLKGKLIKDEI; this comes from the coding sequence ATGAGCCTCTCAGACGAAGAATTGTTCATTAAGTTCAAAAAAAGAAACGATTTAGAGGCATTTGGAACACTGGTTCTGCGCCACCAAAAGCCTCTGATTAATCTTTTTTGCAGGCTAACCGGGGATCAAGGAATTGCGGAAGACCTAGCACAGGAAGGATTCTTAAGCCTGGTGAAAGGATGCAAGCATTATGCGCCAAAAGCAAGGTTTACGACATTATTATACCGGATTGCACAGAATATATGGTTTGATTATCTTAGAATAAAGAAAAAGAATCCTCATGAAATATCCCTTGAAAAACCGGTTAAGGATGAAGATGGGAAACACGTTAAGGATTTTATCAAGGACCATGCTATTTCGCCATACGATAAAATTACCGCGCGGGAGGAGTCGGAATTATTAATGCTGGTTATTAAGGAATTACCGGAGGAACAGCGGTTGACTGTAGAGCTTTTGATATTTCAGCAGTTAACTTATAGCGAAGCCGCCGAAATAATGGACGTGCCGGAGGGCACGGTTCGTTCCCGTATGAACACGGCTATAACAAAGCTAAAAGGCAAACTGATTAAGGATGAAATATGA
- the hisS gene encoding histidine--tRNA ligase — protein sequence MSNSGYQAPLGTEDILPDKIGLWRFVEDTARTILGRYGYSEIRTPIFEYTSLFNRSIGEVTDIVEKEMYTFQRNSDDKDDKDSITLRPELTAPVVRAYLEHNLDKIKRFQKLYYIGPLFRHERPQKGRKRQFHQMGVEALGSTDYLLDVEVIDLAMSYFEALGIKDCQLKINSIGCPACRDVYREVLKKSLDKHKPSLCASCQERYQRNIFRILDCKKPDCRKAAGTVETFEKYLCPDCRQHFDGVKAGLDAVGVKYQVSAQLVRGFDYYTRTIFEITHGSLGAQDALCGGGRYDNLVQELGGEPTGAVGFALGLERTILALEALQVSVPANPTPGVYIITTGQAHRAVAFKLLKELRKRGVSADMDFEIKSVKAQFRSADKSGARFVATIGDDEARNNTVKLKDMARSEEKEINIQEFLTDKSINDLIGQK from the coding sequence ATGAGTAATTCGGGCTATCAAGCACCGCTCGGGACAGAAGATATCCTGCCGGATAAGATAGGGCTGTGGCGTTTTGTGGAGGATACGGCTCGGACTATCCTGGGACGATACGGATATTCTGAAATCCGCACGCCCATATTCGAATATACCTCTCTTTTTAACCGCTCCATCGGCGAGGTGACCGACATCGTCGAGAAGGAGATGTATACCTTCCAGCGCAACAGCGATGACAAAGACGATAAGGACAGCATCACGCTCCGGCCGGAGCTGACCGCGCCGGTGGTTCGGGCATATCTGGAGCATAATCTGGACAAGATAAAGCGTTTCCAGAAGCTATATTATATCGGGCCGCTCTTCAGGCACGAGCGTCCGCAGAAGGGCCGCAAGCGCCAGTTCCATCAGATGGGCGTGGAGGCGTTGGGCTCGACTGATTACCTGCTGGATGTCGAGGTGATTGACCTGGCTATGTCGTACTTCGAGGCGTTGGGCATCAAGGACTGCCAGCTCAAGATTAACTCCATCGGCTGTCCGGCCTGCCGTGATGTCTACCGCGAGGTGCTCAAGAAGTCGCTGGACAAGCACAAACCGTCGCTGTGCGCCAGCTGCCAGGAGCGTTACCAGCGTAATATCTTCCGTATACTGGATTGTAAGAAACCCGACTGCCGCAAGGCGGCCGGGACTGTTGAGACATTTGAGAAATACCTGTGCCCTGATTGCCGGCAGCATTTTGACGGCGTCAAGGCCGGGCTGGATGCGGTCGGCGTCAAATACCAGGTGTCGGCTCAGCTGGTCCGTGGATTCGATTATTATACCAGAACCATATTCGAAATAACGCACGGTTCGCTCGGGGCGCAGGACGCGCTTTGCGGCGGCGGCAGATACGATAATCTGGTCCAGGAATTGGGCGGCGAACCAACCGGCGCGGTCGGGTTTGCGCTGGGGCTGGAGCGGACCATCCTGGCGCTGGAGGCATTGCAGGTCTCGGTTCCGGCTAATCCGACGCCCGGGGTGTATATCATCACTACCGGCCAGGCGCATAGGGCCGTGGCATTCAAGCTGCTTAAGGAACTGAGGAAGCGCGGCGTCAGCGCCGATATGGATTTCGAGATTAAGAGCGTTAAGGCCCAGTTCCGCAGCGCCGATAAGTCTGGCGCCCGGTTCGTAGCCACCATCGGGGACGATGAGGCCCGGAATAATACCGTTAAGCTTAAAGATATGGCCCGGAGCGAAGAAAAGGAAATAAATATCCAAGAATTCTTGACAGACAAGTCGATAAATGACTTAATAGGACAAAAATAA
- a CDS encoding YIP1 family protein — protein sequence MLDDANTGLRPPESQPQASTQPKQLMWDDEGPFFTKIINTWKMTMFSPIKFFSAVKLTGMGKPLIYALIFGVTGSILNAVWQLLMTKLNIPMFGNQLKFLELFNISPEIYSAAMIVLSPILIIMSLFIWGGILHLSLMILGGTKNGFEATFRSLCYSYSPFILCLLPICGVIVAGIWMIVLVIIGLRETHQSPTWKAVVGYFMPIVLCICLAIGAAIAIPLLIAPKMFS from the coding sequence ATGTTAGATGACGCTAATACCGGATTGAGACCGCCCGAATCACAGCCTCAGGCTTCCACACAGCCAAAACAACTAATGTGGGATGATGAAGGCCCATTCTTCACTAAAATAATTAATACCTGGAAAATGACCATGTTCAGCCCCATTAAGTTTTTTAGTGCGGTAAAACTTACCGGAATGGGCAAACCATTAATTTATGCCCTAATCTTTGGCGTTACCGGCTCCATATTAAATGCAGTCTGGCAGCTACTGATGACCAAGCTTAATATACCCATGTTTGGTAATCAACTCAAATTTTTAGAATTATTCAATATTTCCCCAGAAATATATTCCGCGGCTATGATAGTGCTTTCACCGATTTTAATTATTATGAGTTTATTCATCTGGGGCGGTATTCTGCACCTTTCACTGATGATTTTAGGCGGGACCAAAAATGGTTTTGAGGCAACATTCAGGAGTCTCTGCTACTCCTATAGCCCATTTATTTTATGCCTCTTACCGATTTGCGGAGTAATTGTCGCAGGGATATGGATGATCGTACTGGTAATCATAGGATTAAGGGAAACGCATCAAAGTCCCACCTGGAAAGCAGTCGTTGGGTATTTTATGCCTATCGTCTTATGCATATGCCTAGCTATCGGCGCCGCAATAGCAATACCGTTATTGATAGCTCCCAAGATGTTTAGCTAA
- a CDS encoding zf-HC2 domain-containing protein: MSCKKEYDLFEYLRGDSTPAVRNEIKHHLATCPDCPSKLLQLKQVLTRLDEFPQVQPSADFKDKVMAKVEILMPNPKSDQTGILDYLRTSLRYAPPWVASAAVHFLIFIGLSFIFIGPEMKKTILRESVTLEQMLPTIEKPELAVMPEVTEARIKQHDIIPPPPSENWYEKGLQISLEADNRLINHLITRTNSAYLAKLRQQYGMQDAEKSINSGLQWLAAAQSPSGAWETDKYGGQPEYSIAATGLSLLAFLAEGNSHTKGKYSEVVNKGINNLISAQNNEGIFGPKHIGQKPVNYMYNHSIATAALIEDYLMTINEQYRSKESLERAIKLAVDFSIRAQAKSCGWGYTAENPPDTSVTIWQSYAMKLAQLAGITGAKESLAKTWNWWLYVTDEKGYAGYDAPKYYPNGPYALTAAAMFCRIFANQSADELSQEQAKLIVSNIPVSKNTPLESDVNYWQWASLALFVNGGQNGNKWNLAAKEFLIASQNKESGCWPLTDRWSVFGGQIYGTAMSILTLQTCYRYPPL; the protein is encoded by the coding sequence ATGAGTTGCAAAAAAGAATACGATTTATTCGAATATTTGCGCGGCGATTCAACTCCAGCTGTTCGCAATGAAATCAAGCATCATCTGGCAACCTGCCCCGATTGCCCGAGCAAATTACTCCAGTTAAAACAAGTTCTAACCCGCCTTGATGAATTTCCGCAGGTCCAACCATCAGCGGATTTCAAAGACAAAGTTATGGCCAAGGTAGAAATCCTGATGCCGAATCCAAAATCTGACCAAACCGGAATTTTGGATTACCTGAGAACATCACTGCGATACGCCCCGCCATGGGTAGCCTCAGCAGCAGTCCATTTTCTTATTTTCATCGGATTATCATTTATTTTTATCGGGCCTGAGATGAAGAAAACTATCCTGCGTGAATCTGTTACGCTGGAGCAAATGCTTCCGACAATCGAAAAACCTGAATTAGCGGTTATGCCGGAAGTAACCGAAGCCAGGATTAAACAACATGATATTATTCCTCCCCCGCCTTCTGAAAACTGGTACGAGAAAGGCCTGCAAATTTCCCTTGAGGCGGACAATAGGCTAATCAATCATCTGATTACGAGAACGAATTCAGCATATCTGGCTAAACTACGCCAACAATATGGGATGCAGGACGCGGAAAAATCCATCAATTCAGGATTACAATGGCTCGCAGCAGCTCAATCCCCATCCGGCGCATGGGAAACCGATAAATATGGCGGACAACCGGAATATTCCATAGCCGCTACCGGCCTATCACTTCTGGCATTTTTAGCCGAAGGCAATTCTCATACCAAGGGGAAATATTCCGAAGTAGTCAACAAAGGCATCAATAACCTGATATCGGCGCAGAACAATGAAGGTATTTTCGGGCCCAAGCATATCGGGCAAAAACCGGTAAATTATATGTATAATCATTCTATTGCGACTGCGGCATTAATTGAAGATTATTTGATGACAATCAACGAGCAGTATAGAAGTAAAGAATCTCTGGAGCGTGCAATTAAGTTGGCCGTTGATTTTTCTATTCGAGCACAGGCGAAAAGCTGCGGCTGGGGATATACCGCAGAAAATCCACCTGATACTTCGGTCACCATATGGCAATCTTATGCTATGAAGCTGGCTCAATTAGCCGGGATTACCGGAGCTAAAGAATCCCTGGCTAAGACCTGGAATTGGTGGCTATACGTCACTGACGAAAAAGGTTATGCCGGTTATGATGCGCCCAAGTATTACCCTAACGGCCCTTACGCACTTACGGCCGCTGCTATGTTCTGCCGGATATTTGCCAACCAGTCGGCTGATGAATTGTCGCAGGAACAGGCTAAATTAATTGTATCAAATATCCCCGTATCTAAAAATACCCCTTTGGAAAGTGATGTTAACTATTGGCAATGGGCATCACTGGCGTTATTTGTCAATGGCGGACAGAATGGCAATAAATGGAATTTAGCTGCAAAAGAGTTCTTAATCGCATCTCAGAATAAGGAATCCGGTTGTTGGCCTTTAACGGACCGCTGGAGCGTCTTTGGCGGTCAAATCTATGGCACGGCCATGTCTATATTGACCCTGCAAACCTGCTACAGATACCCGCCCCTTTGA
- a CDS encoding ribonuclease HI family protein, translating to MSKNIEMFIDGASRGNPGPAGVGIYITDDTGGVILKKGKFLGQTTSNVAEYQALINGLKLLSGIKEPIGQITVKSDSDLIVNQMNGEYRIKSKLLMPLAIEARGLLKNFPGIKLMAIERKLNKIADKLANKAMNLQSDTDTE from the coding sequence ATGAGTAAGAACATAGAGATGTTTATAGACGGGGCGTCGCGTGGAAACCCCGGTCCGGCCGGAGTGGGTATTTATATTACCGATGATACCGGTGGAGTGATATTGAAAAAGGGGAAGTTCCTGGGCCAGACCACCAGTAATGTGGCTGAATACCAGGCTTTAATTAATGGTCTTAAATTACTGTCCGGGATTAAAGAACCCATAGGACAGATTACGGTTAAGTCCGATAGCGACCTGATAGTCAACCAGATGAATGGCGAGTATCGCATCAAAAGCAAGCTTCTGATGCCGCTGGCCATAGAAGCCAGGGGGTTACTTAAGAATTTCCCGGGTATAAAACTTATGGCTATAGAGCGCAAATTGAATAAAATAGCGGATAAACTTGCTAATAAGGCGATGAATTTACAATCTGATACGGATACAGAGTAG